A DNA window from Fusarium fujikuroi IMI 58289 draft genome, chromosome FFUJ_chr11 contains the following coding sequences:
- a CDS encoding related to triacylglycerol lipase V precursor translates to MTVSDYTLNHQELGSIVGLARDDDVVQFRGIPFAYIPGRFRQSILIAGPLPSQPFSARQPGPECPQLVLPFPLYWTAPPPTGYPALEKPIQDEFNCLNLSITAPRKALEAGQNVPVLVFIHGGAFMGGSQSIQLSGREIYDATDLVRASLARDQPVVVVTINYRVGLLGFLTSEKLAERSHAHGEAVGNYGLHDQRQALEWVSRFIAGFGGASDRITIHGTSAGGASCHYQVNFPNRKFQSAILSSGTSVGIASRPMPWHQERFDYVLSQIPSLETDDSRLLDSLVDLPLDQLLLASPPSLYSPLVDGEWVPEAGLKPTLEKLGKAGEPLPNLMIGATEYERDLTLMLLSDLSKPLPPPPRPEAEILPIAQEVLAGSAMTPQLNSDDSPFCVPEVAKAYNLSREKSCVDSFEDLAGLMADVAFRTPPIYSAAVIKKRQVAQGHAADASHVLLYEIQATNPYKNWPLGYKRANHGINDIFLFNPAEDQVPTEHLENWVSAVGQIRSAWLDFCYGKMPWAPFQWSDDVKSLGGIYVFPDGGEGRLCKTLDEVDGTATATRWRVLLKTSFECI, encoded by the exons ATGACAGTTTCAGACTATACCCTGAACCACCAAGAGCTGGGCAGCATCGTCGGTTTAGCCAgagacgatgatgttgttcaGTTTCGCGGTATCCCTTTCGCATATATTCCTGGTCGTTTTCGACAGAGCATCTTGATAGCTGGGCCATTGCCTTCGCAGCCATTCTCTGCTCGCCAACCAGG CCCTGAATGTCCCCAATTGGTCCTACCATTTCCTCTGTACTGGACGGCGCCACCTCCTACTGGGTACCCTGCTCTAGAAAAGCCCATCCAAGATGAGTTCAACTGCTTGAACCTCTCCATCACCGCACCACGCAAGGCTCTTGAAGCAGGCCAGAACGTTCCTGTCCTGGTCTTCATCCATGGCGGCGCTTTCATGGGCGGTAGTCAGTCAATCCAACTATCTGGACGGGAAATCTACGATGCTACCGACCTGGTAAGGGCAAGTCTTGCTCGGGATCAGCCGGTCGTGGTAGTCACCATCAACTACCGCGTGGGACTTCTGGGATTCCTCACTTCGGAAAAGCTGGCGGAGAGGAGTCACGCTCATGGGGAGGCAGTCGGCAACTACGGACTTCATGACCAACGACAGGCGCTGGAATGGGTCTCTCGTTTCATTGCCGGGTTCGGAGGTGCTTCTGACCGCATCACTATTCATGGAACGAGCGCGGGCGGCGCCTCGTGTCACTACCAGGTCAACTTCCCTAATCGCAAATTCCAGAGCGCCATTCTATCCAGTGGGACATCTGTCGGTATTGCATCGCGGCCTATGCCATGGCATCAGGAGCGCTTCGACTATGTGCTATCTCAAATCCCAAGCCTGGAAACAGATGATTCGCGTCTACTTGATTCATTGGTAGATCTTCCTCTGGATCAGCTCTTGTTAGCATCGCCGCCGTCGCTCTACAGCCCACTCGTTGATGGCGAATGGGTTCCCGAGGCAGGTCTCAAACCAACCTTGGAGAAGTTGGGCAAGGCTGGCGAACCCCTACCAAACTTGATGATTGGTGCAACAGAGTATGAGCGAGATCTTACATTGATGCTACTGTCGGATCTGTCAAAGCCTCTGCCGCCCCCGCCTCGACCAGAAGCAGAGATACTTCCTATCGCACAGGAGGTACTTGCAGGTAGCGCCATGACCCCTCAGTTGAACTCTGACGACAGCCCTTTCTGCGTCCCCGAAGTTGCCAAAGCGTATAACCTGAGTCGAGAAAAGTCTTGCGTAGACTCTTTTGAGGACCTGGCAGGCCTAATGGCGGACGTGGCATTCCGTACTCCACCAATTTACTCAGCAGCGGTTATCAAAAAGCGTCAGGTTGCGCAAGGCCATGCCGCCGATGCTTCACACGTGCTTCTCTACGAGATTCAAGCTACAAACCCATACAAGAACTGGCCACTGGGCTACAAGAGAGCCAACCATGGTATCAATGAcattttcctcttcaacccaGCGGAAGACCAGGTCCCAACAGAACACCTTGAGAACTGGGTATCTGCTGTGGGCCAGATCCGATCTGCGTGGCTTGACTTTTGTTATGGAAAGATGCCGTGGGCCCCGTTCCAGTGGTCAGATGATGTTAAGTCTCTAGGGGGTATCTATGTGTTCCcagatggaggagagggcAGATTGTGCAAGACgttggatgaggttgatggcaCGGCTACAGCCACGCGATGGCGGGTACTTTTGAAGACTTCTTTTGAAtgtatttag
- a CDS encoding permease-like protein, with product MAHVDTQVQKPTGESKLKADVYAQGLEMNTARQEDIEVGEVVNEKAPFEMEAVDMFKPFPPHDLLPEEPYQLSPRAVITGWLLGALVHASNIYLGLKAGIANDANMFATLLGYVALQSFQKMALPLLGGSFGPREHNIIQTVATATGGLSVIFFAAAPALYQLGLFTNPRDDYGKLAAIAGSAAFFGSAISVPMRRIFVLQFGRELDLVFPSAAAVAASIRQLHLGGKEAKLRKSAISLVASFSVSTFWTVGSSYAKGILWDWNITWYIYQWGGYANRAIYAVNWGFFTIEWTPAMIGIGMLVPLNVGLSWLLGYCISYGIIGPIIVAKGFAIGLPYNPRYPDLVTYMALSSEDLVSRPSPRYWLLWPAILVTMCATFTDLLVHWKTFRHALCVGGSRLAWYMHDAHTKLGWSFGGDWLARRAEQYPATSDIVDYASKNELVKLREWGGISLVGLVFSSLVMCLLYDMNFGIVLLTLVLGILFAIIVVVVSGQAGVNPGSIVSGGSQLVVGGALKNSEAALNTNLLSNLVAGAVSGSISQQAGELTTDFKIGFFLGTSPRAQFYGQLLGVVPAMFLGPGLFAVFTEAYPCIINLKEAATCSFSAPAVQTYSVIATAMVNPQFPVARSSWVFGIIASVVTIGVHLLRHWALVTGRKRLRNWVPNMLMVALGALIPSFQYGFAVSMGAIIAYVWNHRGPKSYAIFMIPIAAGMIGGESIGGIINAVLALAHVSGSEYGTSIGCIGGAC from the exons atggctcacGTCGACACTCAAGTGCAGAAGCCAACCGGCgagtccaagctcaaggctgatgtTTACGCCCAGGGTCTTGAAATGAACACGGCCCGGCAGGAAGATATCGAGGTTGGGGAGGTGGTCAACGAGAAGGCACCGTTTGAAATGGAGGCCGTCGACATGTTCAAGCCCTTCCCTCCACATGACCTGCTCCCCGAGGAGCCGTACCAGCTCAGTCCTAGGGCCGTCATCACCGGATGGCTTCTCGGTGCACTAGTCCATGCGAGTAACATTTATCTCG GTCTCAAGGCTGGCATTGCCAACGATGCAAACATGTTTGCAACTCTACTAGGCTACGTGGCCCTACAAAGCTTCCAAAAGATGGCACTCCCCCTTCTGGGTGGCTCCTTTGGACCTCGTGAACACAACATCATCCAGACGGTAGCAACAGCGACCGGCGGTCTCagcgtcatcttcttcgcggCAGCTCCCGCCTTGTATCAACTGGGTCTCTTCACAAACCCAAGGGATGATTACGGTAAGCTGGCAGCCATTGCTGGTTCCGCAGCATTCTTTGGCTCTGCGATATCGGTCCCGATGCGAAGGATTTTCGTGCTACAGTTCGGCCGGGAACTTGACTTGGTCTTcccatcagcagcagcggtCGCCGCCTCGATCCGACAACTGCACCTCGGTGGCAAAGAGGCCAAGCTTAGAAAGTCAGCCATCAGTCTTGTCGCCTCCTTCTCAGTGTCGACTTTCTGGACAGTAGGGAGCTCGTATGCAAAGGGCATCTTGTGGGATTGGAATATTACCTGGTATATCTACCAATGGGGCGGTTACGCTAACCGGGCCATCTATGCTGTCAACTGGGGGTTCTTCACTATTGAATGGACCCCGGCCATGATTGGCATTGGCATGCTGGTTCCCTTGAACGTTGGCCTATCATGGCTACTGGGCTACTGCATCTCTTATGGAATTATTGGGCCCATCATCGTGGCCAAGGGCTTCGCAATTGGTCTTCCCTACAATCCGAGATACCCTGACCTGGTTACCTACATGGCATTGTCGTCTGAAGACCTGGTATCACGACCCTCTCCTCGATACTGGCTCCTGTGGCCGGCGATCCTCGTCACCATGTGCGCCACCTTCACCGACCTACTCGTTCATTGGAAGACATTCAGGCACGCCCTTTGCGTGGGCGGGAGCCGACTTGCTTGGTATATGCATGACGCTCACACAAAACTGGGGTGGTCATTCGGCGGTGACTGGCTTGCGCGAAGAGCTGAACAGTATCCTGCCACGTCTGACATCGTTGATTACGCTTCTAAGAACGAACTTGTCAAGCTCCGGGAGTGGGGAGGCATCAgtcttgttggccttgtctTTTCTTCACTTGTCATGTGCCTACTCTAC GATATGAACTTTGGCATCGTGCTCCTTACTCTCGTGCTGGGAATTCTATTTGCCATCATAGTCGTTGTCGTCTCGGGTCAAGCGGGTGTCAACCCCGGCTCCATCGTCTCCGGTGGCTCCCAGCTAGTGGTCGGGGGCGCTTTGAAGAATTCTGAGGCTGCCCTCAATACAAACCTATTGAGTAATCTCGTCGCTGGCGCCGTGTCGGGTTCCATCTCTCAGCAGGCGGGCGAGCTGACTACAGACTTCAAGAttggcttcttcctcggcacTTCACCTCGCGCTCAGTTCTACGGCCAGCTGCTTGGTGTTGTGCCGGCCATGTTCCTTGGCCCAGGACTCTTTGCCGTCTTTACTGAGGCGTATCCTTGTATCATCAATCTTAAGGAGGCGGCCACCTGCTCCTTCTCGGCCCCCGCCGTCCAGACGTATAGCGTTATTGCGACTGCGATGGTCAACCCCCAATTCCCAGTCGCTAGATCATCTTGGGTATTTGGAATCATCGCGTCAGTGGTGACAATTGGGGTTCATCTTCTGCGGCACTGGGCCCTTGTCACCGGTCGCAAGCGTCTGCGCAACTGGGTCCCCAACATGCTCATGGTAGCTCTGGGTGCTTTGATCCCTAGTTTCCAGTACGGTTTTGCTGTTAGCATGGGTGCTATCATTGCCTATGTTTGGAATCATAGAGGACCCAAGTCATACGCCATTTTCATGATCCCGATTGCTGCTGGTATGATCGGTGGGGAAAGTATTGGAGGTATCATCAATGCTGtgctggctctggctcatgTTAGCGGCTCTGAGTACGGAACAAGCATCGGGTGCATTGGCGGCGCTTGTTGA
- a CDS encoding Similarity to Methanobacterium aryldialkylphosphatase related protein, giving the protein MTYNYISQPLPYHHRPTTQQRRGPGCGCSHVWSNPQLYARENNMLMGNPPHHHGQPSLAGSSMASPYLSPVTEKSAPTSSPYVEIASPAIIAQDDSHDETSSCIFADLLIPGRGNPMSDMAVGISRQSGKITFVQSQSRFPSALNSLPRIRVRYLLPGLWDCHTHFAGTLHVDFPDFIQTHPAVCGAANARSFHDTLMAGFTSVRDCGSYATEVARVATAGVILGPSVFGAGAAIGITGGSCDATTLPADFVYSRQGTGADNFWPGVSTLAIADGVEQCRQAVRQQVRRGAKCIKIVATGGVLSTTDDPHYRQFSDEELGVMVQEAALQGRAVAVHAHGKAGIMAAIRVGAKTIEHGSFIDEEAAEQMAKHGVMLVATRHVIEAGLKHLEDLNPETAEKMVMVADAHLRGYSTAIKKGVKIALGTDIASSDPESETSHGKNGAEVVYAVKAGLSPLQAIEAGTINSAETLGPQSPKKGLLKPGWDADMIAFDENPLENVSVFAEPDNVKFVWQGGKLAKSPGWKALWPSDCK; this is encoded by the coding sequence ATGACTTACAACTACATTTCTCAACCTTTGCCCTACCACCACCGCCCTACCACTCAGCAGCGGCGTGGTCCTGGATGCGGCTGTAGCCACGTGTGGTCTAATCCTCAACTCTATGCGCGAGAGAACAACATGCTCATGGGTAACCCGCCACACCATCATGGCCAGCCCAGCTTGGCTGGGTCCAGCATGGCAAGCCCTTATCTCTCGCCCGTCACAGAAAAATCGGCCCCAACTAGTTCCCCGTACGTCGAGATCGCTTCTCCTGCCATTATTGCACAGGATGACTCACACGATGAGACTTCTTCCTGCATTTTTGCCGATCTTCTGATCCCGGGCCGTGGAAACCCCATGTCCGACATGGCGGTAGGCATCTCTCGCCAGAGTGGCAAGATCACCTTCGTACAGTCGCAGTCAAGATTTCCATCGGCCTTGAACTCACTTCCTCGAATTCGCGTACGCTATCTCCTGCCAGGCTTGTGGGACTGTCACACCCACTTCGCAGGCACCTTGCACGTCGATTTTCCAGACTTCATCCAAACCCACCCGGCGGTTTGCGGAGCCGCCAACGCTCGAAGCTTTCATGACACCCTCATGGCAGGCTTTACGTCGGTCAGAGACTGCGGATCATACGCCACTGAGGTTGCCAGAGTCGCCACGGCCGGGGTCATTCTGGGCCCTAGTGTGTTCGGCGCTGGTGCTGCTATCGGCATCACGGGGGGTAGCTGCGACGCCACTACGCTACCCGCCGACTTTGTCTACTCCCGCCAGGGAACTGGAGCCGATAACTTCTGGCCGGGCGTCAGCACGCTTGCTATCGCCGACGGCGTCGAGCAATGTCGCCAGGCCGTTCGGCAGCAGGTTCGTCGTGGCGCCAAGTGTATCAAAATCGTTGCCACTGGCGGCGTTCTAAGTACCACCGATGATCCTCACTACAGACAATTTTCAGACGAGGAACTAGGCGTCATGGTCCAGGAAGCAGCACTCCAGGGCCGGGCGGTTGCAGTCCATGCGCATGGTAAAGCAGGTATTATGGCTGCTATCCGCGTCGGTGCTAAGACGATTGAGCATGGCAGCTTtatcgatgaagaagctgctgagcAAATGGCTAAACACGGCGTTATGCTTGTCGCTACACGTCATGTCATCGAAGCTGGGCTTAAACATCTGGAGGACCTTAATCCTGAGACCGCCGAAAAGATGGTTATGGTTGCCGACGCGCATCTCCGTGGTTATTCTACTGCGATCAAGAAAGGCGTCAAGATAGCACTAGGAACTGATATCGCAAGTTCTGATCCCGAGTCTGAGACATCCCACGGAAAGAATGGAGCTGAGGTTGTATATGCCGTCAAAGCAGGGTTGTCACCTCTGCAAGCTATCGAGGCAGGCACCATTAACTCGGCCGAGACCTTAGGCCCTCAGTCACCTAAGAAGGGTCTGCTGAAGCCTGGATGGGACGCTGATATGATTGCCTTTGACGAAAACCCGCTTGAAAATGTCAGCGTGTTCGCAGAACCCGATAATGTTAAGTTTGTGTGGCAGGGCGGCAAATTAGCCAAGTCGCCAGGCTGGAAGGCACTTTGGCCTTCGGACTGCAAATAG